A section of the Agrobacterium tumefaciens genome encodes:
- the aac(6') gene encoding aminoglycoside 6'-N-acetyltransferase, giving the protein MIKSYEVQNAGDYPDDWCLLRHRLWPDTTLDDHRAELQDVCENGAGFIVHGPDGSAIGFAEASLRRDYVNGCDTSPVAFLEGIYVEEAYRRQGVAAALVTEVTRWAIAQGVSELASDADIANLSSHRMHAALGFEETERVVYFRRRLAP; this is encoded by the coding sequence ATGATCAAGTCTTATGAAGTGCAAAACGCTGGCGATTACCCGGATGACTGGTGCCTTCTGCGACACCGCCTGTGGCCGGATACGACCCTGGACGATCACAGGGCCGAGTTACAGGATGTCTGCGAAAACGGCGCCGGCTTCATCGTCCACGGTCCTGATGGATCGGCCATCGGTTTCGCCGAGGCCAGTTTGCGGCGGGATTACGTCAATGGTTGCGATACGTCGCCCGTGGCCTTTCTCGAAGGGATTTACGTGGAGGAGGCGTATCGGCGGCAGGGCGTCGCCGCCGCGCTGGTGACGGAGGTAACCCGGTGGGCGATAGCCCAGGGCGTCAGCGAACTCGCCTCCGATGCCGATATCGCCAATCTCAGCTCTCACCGCATGCATGCCGCGCTCGGATTTGAGGAGACGGAGCGCGTGGTGTATTTTCGCCGAAGGCTGGCTCCCTGA
- the ade gene encoding adenine deaminase has translation MSSQLETRIDQGTGREPAELVLKGGRFFDLVTGELVASDIAVCGDTVVGTCGDYKGIREIDISGKIVVPGFIDTHLHIESSLVTPHEFDRCVLPYGVTTAICDPHEIANVLGAEGLQFFLDSAMETIMDIRVQLSSCVPATHLETSGADLPIEKLLPFRHHPKVIGLAEFMNFPGVIHKDPVCMAKLEAFQGQHIDGHAPLLSGTALNGYLAAGIRTEHECTSAPEALEKIRKGMHILVREGSVSKDLHALMPIITERLSPYLALCTDDRNPLDIAEQGHLDYMIRTAIASGVEPLAIYRAASISAAKAFGLRDRGLVAPGWRADLVVIDSLQNCKASMVLSAGRIVDDALFATRKPVAPVGLDSVKSRPVLAAHFGVPVTEGESPVMGVLPGKIITEHRRYKLPTDGNQTTVDLENDIIKVAVIERHGKNGNHANGFVQGFGLKKGAIASTVGHDSHNICVVGVSEDDMALAANRLGDIKGGFVVVEDGRVTGEIALPVAGLMSLEPYETVRDTLHTLRKAAYALGTTLEEPFLQVAFLPLPVIPHLKISDKGMVDVDRFALI, from the coding sequence ATGAGTTCCCAGTTAGAAACGCGCATCGACCAGGGTACTGGCCGAGAGCCGGCAGAGTTGGTTCTCAAGGGCGGTCGCTTTTTCGACCTCGTGACCGGAGAGCTGGTCGCCTCGGACATTGCTGTTTGCGGGGATACCGTCGTTGGCACCTGTGGAGACTATAAAGGCATCCGCGAAATAGACATTTCCGGAAAAATCGTTGTTCCGGGTTTCATCGATACTCATCTGCATATCGAATCCTCGCTCGTCACGCCGCATGAATTCGACCGTTGCGTTCTGCCCTATGGTGTCACCACCGCTATCTGCGACCCGCATGAGATTGCCAATGTGCTGGGCGCGGAAGGGCTACAGTTCTTCCTCGACAGCGCCATGGAAACGATCATGGACATCCGCGTGCAGCTGTCCTCCTGCGTGCCCGCCACCCATCTGGAAACATCAGGGGCCGATCTGCCGATCGAAAAGCTCCTGCCGTTCCGGCATCACCCGAAGGTCATCGGTCTTGCCGAATTCATGAATTTCCCCGGCGTCATCCATAAGGACCCGGTGTGCATGGCCAAGCTTGAGGCCTTTCAGGGCCAGCATATCGATGGCCACGCCCCGCTTCTGTCGGGAACGGCGCTCAACGGTTATCTCGCCGCCGGCATCCGCACGGAACACGAATGCACGAGCGCCCCGGAGGCGCTGGAGAAAATCCGCAAAGGCATGCATATTCTGGTGCGCGAAGGCTCGGTCTCGAAAGACCTGCACGCGCTGATGCCCATCATCACCGAACGCTTGTCGCCCTATCTGGCGCTCTGCACGGATGACCGCAACCCGCTCGATATCGCAGAACAGGGCCATCTCGACTATATGATCCGCACGGCGATCGCCAGCGGCGTGGAACCGCTCGCCATCTATCGCGCCGCCTCGATTTCCGCTGCGAAAGCCTTTGGCCTGCGTGATCGCGGTCTTGTCGCGCCGGGATGGCGCGCCGATCTCGTGGTCATCGACAGCCTGCAAAACTGCAAGGCGAGCATGGTGCTCTCCGCTGGTCGCATCGTCGATGACGCTCTCTTCGCCACCCGCAAGCCCGTCGCGCCCGTGGGTCTCGACAGCGTCAAGTCAAGGCCGGTGCTGGCGGCCCATTTCGGCGTACCCGTCACAGAAGGTGAAAGCCCCGTCATGGGCGTGCTTCCCGGCAAGATCATCACCGAGCACCGCCGCTACAAGCTGCCGACCGACGGCAACCAGACCACGGTCGACCTTGAGAACGACATCATCAAGGTGGCCGTCATTGAGCGTCACGGCAAGAACGGCAACCACGCCAATGGTTTCGTTCAGGGCTTTGGCCTGAAGAAGGGCGCAATCGCCTCCACCGTCGGTCACGACAGCCACAATATCTGCGTCGTCGGCGTGAGCGAAGACGACATGGCGCTCGCCGCCAACCGGCTCGGAGACATCAAGGGTGGTTTCGTTGTGGTCGAAGACGGACGGGTGACCGGCGAAATCGCGCTTCCCGTTGCAGGGCTCATGAGCCTCGAGCCATACGAGACCGTTCGCGATACGCTGCACACGCTCCGAAAAGCAGCCTATGCGCTCGGCACCACACTGGAAGAACCCTTCCTGCAGGTGGCTTTCCTCCCCCTGCCCGTCATCCCGCATCTGAAGATTTCCGATAAGGGCATGGTGGATGTCGACCGGTTTGCGCTGATCTGA
- a CDS encoding HD-GYP domain-containing protein: MLKRISTQQLAVGMFIEAVEGTVSNNQIARKHRFLLQREEAVLQLKKSGAESIVINTAKGSDVGASHDPANAGMLQTNPSPLMVAAVTQVVRSAADSIAETFSVAGGGGCVSFEGMTAAAGKISNAIQANPAVFIGVTRLKSKDETTFVHSVSVSGLMILFSNYLGLNKETVNLLGVCGLLHDIGKVEIPSSILNKTEGLSIEEREIINLHPVFGRDILSRDGQMPDMVLDVCFNHHERIDGGGYPSGRAGGEISLYARIAAICDVYDAVTSVRPYKKPWTANDALTWMLRRDGHFDIQLLKKFALCISASLPRG; the protein is encoded by the coding sequence ATGTTGAAACGAATTTCAACCCAGCAATTGGCTGTGGGCATGTTTATCGAAGCCGTCGAGGGGACGGTTTCGAACAATCAAATTGCGCGGAAGCACCGCTTTCTTTTGCAGCGCGAGGAGGCTGTGCTGCAACTGAAAAAAAGTGGGGCGGAAAGCATCGTCATCAATACCGCCAAGGGTAGCGATGTCGGCGCCAGCCACGACCCGGCGAATGCCGGCATGTTGCAGACGAATCCGTCTCCATTGATGGTTGCAGCCGTCACTCAGGTGGTGCGCTCAGCCGCGGATTCGATCGCTGAGACATTTTCGGTTGCTGGAGGTGGCGGTTGTGTTTCCTTCGAGGGAATGACGGCGGCGGCGGGAAAGATTTCCAACGCCATTCAGGCCAACCCGGCCGTCTTTATCGGCGTCACGCGGCTGAAGTCGAAGGATGAAACGACCTTCGTGCATTCGGTTTCCGTCAGCGGCCTCATGATCCTCTTTAGTAATTATCTGGGGCTGAACAAGGAAACGGTCAACCTGCTCGGTGTTTGCGGCTTGCTCCACGATATAGGCAAGGTCGAAATCCCCTCATCCATTCTGAACAAGACAGAGGGGCTCTCCATCGAGGAGCGTGAGATCATCAATCTCCACCCCGTATTCGGGCGCGATATCCTGTCGCGTGACGGGCAGATGCCCGACATGGTGCTTGATGTCTGCTTTAATCATCACGAGCGGATCGATGGCGGCGGTTATCCCAGCGGTCGTGCCGGCGGCGAGATCAGCCTTTACGCGCGCATTGCGGCGATTTGCGACGTCTATGATGCCGTCACCTCGGTCAGACCCTATAAGAAGCCATGGACAGCGAATGATGCGCTGACCTGGATGCTACGGCGCGATGGACATTTTGACATACAGCTTCTGAAGAAATTCGCACTGTGCATTTCCGCCTCGCTGCCGCGTGGCTAA
- a CDS encoding GNAT family N-acetyltransferase encodes MITAADVISIEPIRAEHIESFHHALDAVSRERKYLSFLEAPPRESVRAFVLDMIENDHPQFVAIAGGKVIGWCDIRRHDRATRAHCGTLGMGILPAYRDKGLGARLMRRTLDAAREFGLHRVELSVHADNARAIALYEKIGFVQEGRARDAVLIDGRHIDSLNMAFIFG; translated from the coding sequence ATGATAACGGCTGCCGACGTCATCAGCATCGAGCCGATCCGGGCAGAACACATTGAGAGCTTTCATCATGCGCTTGATGCGGTGTCGCGCGAACGCAAATATCTGAGCTTCCTGGAGGCGCCGCCGCGCGAATCGGTGCGCGCCTTCGTTCTCGACATGATCGAAAACGACCATCCGCAATTCGTCGCGATTGCGGGTGGCAAAGTGATCGGCTGGTGCGATATCCGCCGCCATGACAGGGCAACCCGCGCCCATTGCGGCACACTCGGCATGGGCATCCTGCCTGCCTACCGCGACAAGGGACTGGGCGCGCGGTTGATGCGGCGGACACTCGATGCTGCCCGCGAATTCGGGCTGCATCGTGTGGAACTGAGCGTGCATGCGGACAACGCCAGAGCGATTGCGCTTTATGAAAAGATCGGCTTTGTGCAGGAAGGGCGAGCGCGCGACGCCGTCCTGATTGACGGGCGTCACATTGACAGCCTCAACATGGCGTTCATCTTCGGTTGA